In Rhodococcus sp. OK302, one genomic interval encodes:
- a CDS encoding CobW family GTP-binding protein: protein MKKQIPVIVVAGFLGSGKTTLLNHLLRNNNGVRIGVIVNDFGAVNIDSMMVAGQVDSMVSLSNGCMCCAVDVSDMDEMLDKLAHRQSEIDVIVIEASGLAEPRNMIRLVLGSENPRVAYGGLVVVVDGANFRSTRRDHPELDQHVALADLLVVNKIDCIGDEDRTEFTAVIRGLNPRAPIAEATQSRIDPGLLFDAGAPSAPRPGEQLSLEELMREDHDSCGHDHVHTRYEAVDFVSAAPLDAKAVTRFLENQPAGVYRIKGYLNFEIPGYTGKFEVQTVGDHVRITPLRWKAGEPRTTQLVVIGTGMDSAAVDEALRECVRGVGVEPHPDAMLGLHRYTVGA from the coding sequence GTGAAGAAACAGATTCCCGTGATCGTGGTCGCCGGATTTCTGGGCTCGGGCAAGACGACACTGCTCAATCACCTGCTCCGCAACAACAACGGCGTCCGCATCGGTGTGATCGTCAACGATTTCGGGGCAGTCAACATCGATTCGATGATGGTTGCCGGTCAGGTCGACTCGATGGTCTCCCTCAGCAACGGGTGCATGTGCTGCGCCGTCGACGTCTCCGATATGGACGAGATGCTCGACAAGTTGGCGCACCGCCAGTCCGAGATCGATGTCATCGTCATCGAAGCCAGCGGACTTGCCGAGCCGCGCAACATGATTCGACTGGTACTCGGCAGTGAGAATCCTCGTGTTGCCTACGGCGGACTGGTGGTTGTTGTCGACGGGGCAAATTTCCGCTCGACGCGCCGCGACCATCCGGAACTGGATCAGCACGTCGCCCTGGCGGATTTGTTGGTCGTCAACAAGATCGACTGCATCGGCGACGAGGATCGCACGGAGTTCACCGCGGTGATTCGTGGTCTTAACCCGAGAGCGCCTATCGCGGAGGCGACGCAGTCGAGGATCGATCCCGGACTGTTGTTCGACGCCGGCGCACCGTCTGCTCCGCGTCCGGGTGAGCAACTCAGCCTCGAGGAGTTGATGCGGGAGGATCACGACTCCTGCGGGCACGATCACGTGCATACACGATACGAGGCAGTCGATTTTGTTTCCGCCGCACCGCTCGACGCCAAGGCGGTCACCCGGTTTCTCGAGAATCAACCGGCAGGTGTCTACCGCATCAAGGGATACCTGAACTTCGAGATTCCTGGGTACACAGGCAAATTCGAGGTTCAGACGGTGGGGGATCATGTGCGGATCACGCCGCTGCGCTGGAAGGCCGGTGAACCCCGAACAACGCAGTTGGTTGTGATCGGCACCGGTATGGACAGTGCGGCCGTAGACGAGGCCCTACGCGAGTGTGTTCGAGGCGTCGGCGTCGAACCCCACCCGGACGCCATGTTGGGATTACATCGCTATACCGTCGGAGCGTGA